From the genome of Pukyongia salina, one region includes:
- the rfbD gene encoding dTDP-4-dehydrorhamnose reductase, with the protein MKKVLVTGAFGQLAMCIKQAAPNYPDLDFTFVNKTELDVTDPSAVRSYFNENPVDVCINTAAYTNVEKAESEKEQALAVNAMAVKTLAQVCENHKTVLIHVSTDYVFDGTKRSPYTEQDATNPINVYGASKLAGEEELAVHCSQHFIIRTSWLYSEYGHNFFKTILRHATEGNPLTITTEQLGTPTNANDLARAILLVADSESKEYGLYHYSNSGEATWYDFAEAILQESGQIETANLAKTDHYRTFAKRPVYSILNSTKFCKAFKADTINWKESLKTLFVENNNHK; encoded by the coding sequence ATGAAAAAAGTATTGGTAACAGGGGCGTTCGGACAACTTGCTATGTGTATTAAACAGGCAGCTCCTAACTACCCCGATCTGGATTTTACTTTTGTAAATAAAACGGAACTCGATGTTACCGATCCCTCGGCTGTCCGCTCGTATTTCAATGAGAATCCGGTTGATGTTTGTATCAATACCGCCGCCTACACAAATGTTGAAAAGGCCGAAAGCGAAAAGGAACAGGCGCTTGCGGTTAATGCAATGGCAGTAAAAACCCTGGCCCAAGTCTGTGAAAACCATAAGACGGTTTTAATTCATGTGTCCACAGATTATGTGTTCGATGGAACAAAAAGATCTCCTTATACAGAGCAGGACGCTACCAACCCGATCAATGTGTACGGGGCGTCCAAACTTGCTGGCGAAGAGGAACTGGCCGTCCATTGCAGCCAACATTTTATTATAAGAACTTCCTGGTTGTATTCGGAATATGGACATAATTTTTTTAAAACCATACTTAGACACGCAACCGAAGGAAACCCACTAACAATTACCACCGAACAGCTGGGCACACCTACCAACGCAAATGATCTGGCTAGGGCAATCCTTTTGGTGGCAGATAGTGAAAGCAAGGAATATGGCCTGTATCACTATAGCAATTCGGGAGAGGCAACCTGGTATGATTTCGCCGAAGCGATTTTACAGGAGTCGGGACAAATTGAAACCGCAAACCTTGCCAAAACCGACCATTACCGTACTTTTGCAAAAAGACCGGTTTACAGTATTTTAAACAGCACAAAATTCTGCAAGGCTTTTAAAGCGGATACCATCAATTGGAAGGAGAGCTTAAAAACCTTATTTGTAGAAAATAATAACCATAAATAA